The following coding sequences lie in one Haladaptatus sp. DJG-WS-42 genomic window:
- a CDS encoding NADH:flavin oxidoreductase/NADH oxidase, with amino-acid sequence MSHLFDPLTIRKTTARNRIMVSPMCQYSADGDGLATDWHMVHLGSRATGGAGIVMSEATAISPVGRISPDDLGLWSDAHAAALAPVTQFIRSQGAVPAIQLAHAGRKGSHAPPFEGGNGLQPDDGGWETLAPSGPYPRDDAPRTREMTADDIEDVKAQFATSAKLALDAGFDIAEVHSAHGYLLHEFFSPASNQREDEYGGSFENRVRLTREVTRAVREVWPDDKPLFVRISATDWLPERDSWTLDDSVRLAPLLAADGADLIDVSAGGLHPDQQIPQTGPNYQVPFAERVGEATDTLVGAVGGITDAKQADALIRNGRADLAIIGREHLRDPYFALHAAEELGEEADWPKQYRRAV; translated from the coding sequence ATGTCACATCTCTTCGATCCGCTCACGATCCGAAAAACCACTGCCCGAAACCGAATCATGGTGTCGCCGATGTGCCAATATTCCGCTGACGGAGACGGTCTCGCAACCGACTGGCATATGGTGCACCTCGGAAGCCGCGCGACCGGCGGCGCAGGTATCGTCATGTCAGAAGCAACCGCCATCTCCCCTGTGGGTCGCATTTCACCGGACGACCTCGGTCTCTGGAGTGACGCACACGCAGCCGCGCTCGCGCCCGTCACCCAGTTCATCCGGTCACAGGGTGCGGTTCCCGCCATCCAACTCGCTCACGCCGGACGAAAAGGGAGCCACGCCCCGCCGTTCGAGGGTGGGAACGGCCTCCAACCCGACGACGGCGGGTGGGAGACGCTCGCGCCGAGCGGCCCGTATCCACGCGACGATGCGCCGCGTACCCGTGAGATGACGGCTGACGACATCGAGGACGTGAAAGCGCAGTTCGCAACCTCCGCAAAACTCGCCCTCGATGCCGGGTTCGACATCGCGGAAGTCCACTCAGCGCACGGCTACCTTCTCCACGAGTTCTTCTCCCCCGCGAGCAACCAGCGCGAGGACGAGTACGGCGGGAGTTTCGAGAATCGGGTTCGCCTCACCCGCGAGGTGACCCGCGCCGTCCGCGAGGTGTGGCCTGACGACAAGCCACTGTTCGTGCGCATCTCCGCGACCGACTGGCTCCCTGAGCGTGACTCGTGGACGCTCGACGACTCGGTGCGTCTCGCGCCGTTGCTCGCCGCAGACGGCGCAGACCTCATCGACGTGAGCGCGGGCGGCCTCCACCCCGACCAACAAATCCCCCAGACCGGCCCGAACTATCAGGTGCCGTTCGCAGAGCGCGTTGGCGAAGCCACCGACACGCTCGTCGGCGCGGTTGGCGGGATTACGGACGCAAAGCAAGCAGACGCCCTCATCAGAAACGGGCGGGCAGACCTCGCCATCATCGGCCGAGAACACCTCCGTGACCCGTACTTCGCGCTGCACGCCGCAGAAGAACTCGGCGAGGAAGCCGACTGGCCGAAACAGTACCGCCGCGCCGTCTGA